The proteins below come from a single Nostoc sp. KVJ3 genomic window:
- a CDS encoding NB-ARC domain-containing protein, whose protein sequence is MHLEEVIKTIDNVVFSNTGQHLRDVEAVVLRGTWQAKTYEQIAETCEYSLNYIKQVAAPKLWRLLSEALGENISKTNFRFIIERQWEGHLEKILPSPELVNSLSAANINIDGRKPKASSDSQIKPQQYWGEVPEINIFYGRTQEFAMLNKWLVNDSCRLIAVVGMGGIGKTSLAVHCIQQIQDQFEFVIWRDLRSAPSVSKLLAELTQFLSPQSKNYFIEEDIDAQISDFIGLLRQHRCLIVLDTTTVIQQSSHVAGHYREGYQTYGKLLRRLGEESHRSCLMWIAREKPREIVLMEGETRPVRSLYLKGLDWQAQEILKDKNLLDRDSWEDLIQLYRGNPLALKIVASTIQELFGGKVSAFLKQETIVFGELNDILDEQFECISALEQEILYWLAIECQPISLSQLRADILAPVAQSELIEALESLLRRSLIERTIAQEEVIFSLQQPVVSQYVINQIGERICAEIQEFGRNNKIEKIQLLRTLVLVKRTQENEAIQEMQVRLILKPIKNQLCKILKDENLISELLTKILSLLQGKTSLVVGYAKSNVESLLLELKLDLGNLSYR, encoded by the coding sequence ATGCATTTAGAAGAAGTCATAAAAACTATAGATAATGTCGTTTTCAGCAACACAGGTCAGCATTTGAGAGATGTTGAGGCTGTTGTACTGCGAGGGACTTGGCAAGCTAAAACTTACGAACAGATTGCCGAGACTTGTGAATATAGCCTAAATTACATCAAACAAGTAGCTGCCCCCAAACTTTGGAGATTATTGTCAGAAGCTCTGGGAGAGAACATCAGTAAAACGAATTTTCGATTTATCATTGAGCGGCAATGGGAGGGGCACTTAGAGAAAATATTACCTTCCCCTGAATTGGTGAATTCTTTATCAGCAGCAAATATCAATATAGATGGAAGAAAACCCAAGGCTAGCAGCGACAGTCAAATCAAACCGCAGCAATATTGGGGTGAAGTGCCAGAAATAAACATTTTCTACGGACGCACTCAAGAATTTGCCATGTTAAATAAATGGCTTGTAAATGATAGTTGCCGACTCATCGCAGTTGTTGGTATGGGGGGAATTGGCAAAACAAGTCTGGCTGTACACTGCATTCAACAAATACAGGATCAATTTGAGTTTGTGATTTGGCGAGATTTGCGGAGCGCTCCATCAGTCAGCAAACTATTGGCTGAACTGACTCAATTTCTTTCTCCCCAGTCCAAAAATTATTTCATAGAAGAAGACATTGACGCGCAAATCTCTGATTTCATCGGTCTTTTACGCCAACATAGATGTCTGATCGTTCTAGATACAACGACAGTAATTCAGCAAAGTAGTCATGTTGCTGGACATTATCGAGAAGGATATCAAACTTATGGCAAGTTATTAAGACGATTAGGGGAAGAGTCTCATCGCAGCTGCTTGATGTGGATAGCTCGTGAGAAACCCAGAGAAATCGTGCTGATGGAAGGAGAAACTCGTCCAGTTCGCTCTCTATATCTTAAGGGGTTGGATTGGCAAGCTCAGGAAATCCTCAAAGACAAGAACTTGTTAGATAGAGATAGTTGGGAAGACTTGATTCAACTTTATAGAGGTAATCCCTTAGCTTTAAAAATCGTTGCTAGCACCATTCAAGAATTGTTCGGTGGGAAGGTTTCTGCTTTTTTGAAACAGGAGACTATTGTTTTTGGGGAGCTAAACGATATTTTAGACGAGCAGTTTGAGTGCATATCGGCTTTGGAGCAAGAAATTCTCTACTGGCTGGCCATTGAGTGTCAACCGATTTCTTTATCACAATTGCGTGCAGATATCTTAGCACCTGTGGCTCAATCAGAATTGATCGAGGCATTGGAATCGCTCTTGAGGCGATCGCTAATTGAAAGAACTATCGCCCAAGAGGAAGTGATATTCTCACTTCAGCAGCCTGTAGTTTCCCAATACGTCATCAACCAAATCGGTGAGCGGATTTGTGCAGAAATTCAGGAATTTGGCAGAAATAACAAAATTGAGAAAATTCAACTCTTGAGAACTCTAGTTTTAGTGAAAAGGACACAAGAGAATGAAGCTATCCAAGAAATGCAAGTCCGCTTAATACTGAAACCAATCAAGAACCAACTATGTAAAATTCTCAAAGATGAAAATCTGATTTCGGAACTGCTAACCAAAATTCTCTCATTATTGCAAGGAAAAACTTCGCTAGTTGTCGGATATGCTAAAAGTAATGTCGAAAGTCTGCTTTTGGAACTAAAATTGGATCTGGGCAATCTCAGCTACCGATAA
- a CDS encoding CHASE2 domain-containing protein, with translation MSYCINPWCLHRKNPDDRESCQNCGSSLIINERYRVIKPLRELNKNHYTEIFEIDNLGTTKVLKVLTSNRRRLVELFEQEARIPRQLEHLGVPQVDTYFCFSPKDRSEKLHCLVMEKIPGQNLAHWLEENGVLSEKLAIDWLLQLVKLLAGFHQEQVLHRDIKPSNIMLRPDGKLVLIDFGAARQVTMTYVEKLPGGDVTRVYSMGYTAPEQMNGQAVYQSDFFALGRTLVNLLTGVHPNELPKNPQNERLIWRGQAPQISVGLANLIDDLMTPLPQERPLEPQRVLEQLIASQEEEIQINELSAGQQKLLSRARIFAASGLGNTWRNFGKVIILSLAIAFLVMGIRYVGLLQPFELKTFDHLMALRPIEKPDPRLLLVTIDEADIQYQNRMLMPIRWSLSDQALLQLLEKLEQYQPRTIGIDIYRDFPVNSDYPDLATRLRSDSRFFAPCKIPSPEDGVPEGIPNPPEVPKSRLGFSDFVADDDEVARRHLLHLTPPVTSPCAATDALSLQMALHYLDKAGIKSKVAADEQLQIGKVLFKPLTEHSSGYQHIDASGYQILLNYRSLRSPVDIAQQVSLRDILEDLVTPELINLVKDRIVIIGVTAASATDEWKTSYSATALPNRQEVPGMFVQAQAISQILSAVLDGRPLIWWWAGWLEGLWIWGWSLLGGILAWCIHCPIRRGIGGVIALSLLFGICYLTFIHAGWIPLLPAALALIAVQVAVISLVPQTR, from the coding sequence ATGAGCTACTGTATCAACCCCTGGTGTCTTCATCGCAAAAATCCTGACGATCGAGAGTCTTGCCAGAACTGTGGCTCTAGTTTAATTATTAACGAGCGATATCGGGTAATTAAGCCTTTACGAGAATTAAATAAAAATCACTACACAGAAATATTTGAAATAGATAACTTAGGAACCACAAAAGTTCTAAAAGTTTTGACCAGCAATCGCCGTCGCTTGGTAGAATTATTTGAGCAAGAAGCGAGAATTCCTAGACAGTTGGAACATCTAGGAGTTCCTCAAGTCGATACTTACTTCTGTTTTTCTCCGAAAGACCGATCGGAAAAATTGCACTGCTTGGTAATGGAGAAAATTCCGGGGCAAAATCTTGCTCATTGGTTAGAAGAAAATGGGGTATTATCTGAAAAGTTGGCAATTGATTGGTTACTACAGCTTGTCAAACTATTAGCAGGATTTCATCAAGAACAAGTTTTGCATCGAGATATTAAGCCATCTAATATCATGCTTCGTCCCGATGGAAAACTGGTATTGATTGACTTTGGGGCGGCGAGACAGGTAACTATGACTTATGTAGAAAAACTCCCAGGAGGTGACGTTACTAGAGTTTACTCTATGGGATATACAGCCCCAGAGCAAATGAATGGTCAAGCTGTTTATCAATCAGATTTTTTCGCTTTAGGGCGGACTTTAGTGAATTTATTGACAGGTGTGCATCCGAATGAATTACCAAAAAATCCCCAAAATGAGCGGTTAATTTGGCGAGGTCAAGCACCTCAGATTTCTGTGGGTTTGGCAAATTTAATCGACGATTTGATGACACCGTTGCCCCAAGAGCGACCCCTAGAACCGCAGAGAGTTTTAGAGCAACTTATAGCCAGCCAAGAAGAAGAAATCCAGATTAATGAGTTAAGTGCAGGACAACAAAAGTTATTATCAAGGGCGAGGATTTTTGCTGCAAGTGGGTTGGGCAACACTTGGCGCAATTTTGGTAAAGTAATTATTTTGAGTTTAGCGATCGCCTTTTTGGTCATGGGCATCAGATATGTAGGACTACTCCAACCCTTTGAGTTAAAGACTTTCGACCATCTAATGGCACTGCGACCAATAGAAAAACCAGATCCACGCCTTTTGCTCGTAACTATTGATGAAGCTGACATTCAATATCAAAATCGAATGCTTATGCCTATTCGCTGGTCTTTATCCGACCAGGCACTCCTGCAACTTTTAGAAAAACTGGAGCAATATCAACCCAGAACCATAGGCATAGACATCTATCGTGATTTCCCCGTCAACTCCGATTATCCCGATTTAGCAACTCGCCTACGCTCAGACAGTCGTTTTTTTGCTCCCTGTAAAATTCCTTCTCCTGAAGATGGTGTTCCCGAAGGTATTCCTAACCCTCCAGAAGTGCCAAAATCACGCCTGGGTTTTAGCGATTTTGTTGCAGATGATGACGAAGTTGCCCGTCGCCATCTTTTACATTTAACCCCTCCGGTTACGTCTCCTTGCGCCGCAACTGATGCCTTGAGTCTTCAGATGGCACTCCACTATCTAGATAAAGCAGGCATTAAGTCAAAGGTTGCTGCCGATGAGCAACTACAGATTGGCAAAGTATTGTTCAAACCATTAACAGAGCATAGCAGTGGTTATCAACACATAGATGCATCTGGATACCAAATACTGCTTAATTATCGTTCTTTGCGCTCTCCTGTAGATATTGCCCAGCAGGTATCTCTCAGAGACATTTTAGAAGATTTGGTAACGCCTGAATTAATCAACTTGGTTAAAGATCGCATAGTAATCATTGGTGTTACTGCTGCTAGTGCTACTGATGAGTGGAAAACTTCTTATAGTGCGACAGCACTTCCTAATCGTCAAGAAGTACCAGGAATGTTTGTCCAAGCTCAGGCCATTAGCCAGATTCTGAGTGCAGTTCTCGATGGGCGGCCTTTAATTTGGTGGTGGGCTGGTTGGTTAGAAGGACTTTGGATCTGGGGATGGTCATTGCTGGGAGGCATTCTTGCTTGGTGCATTCATTGCCCCATCCGTCGGGGAATAGGAGGTGTCATAGCACTTTCTCTGCTTTTCGGTATTTGCTATCTGACATTTATCCATGCTGGATGGATACCACTTCTTCCCGCCGCGTTAGCACTGATAGCCGTCCAAGTGGCAGTTATATCATTAGTTCCACAGACTCGCTGA
- a CDS encoding DUF928 domain-containing protein gives MTEKKLLPQLMSLRCIVPLAIASLASYSLPIQAKVAKLVTTDVSRQQNQLAQKPTLPDNGAPVGRRRGGTSRSDCPALNIPVTALVPGKEALGDFQDSISFLGSTISEHPTFWVYTPKVPNSDRSGEFVLQNEAGDDIYRKVLTLPPTAAIIGISLPSIPKYSLKTGKKYHWYFTVYCGKPEPETGYFYVDAWIERVALTKDLDIQLKMQKSQDYLTYFEQNLWYDALTKLSEQIRGNSQNNNLKTDWINFLKSIDLQDIAQEPVTILHEL, from the coding sequence ATGACTGAGAAGAAATTACTTCCTCAATTGATGAGCCTGAGATGTATTGTGCCTTTAGCGATCGCTAGTCTAGCAAGTTATTCTTTACCAATCCAGGCGAAAGTTGCCAAATTAGTCACAACTGATGTTAGCCGTCAGCAAAATCAGTTAGCGCAAAAACCAACCTTACCTGACAACGGAGCGCCCGTTGGCCGCCGCAGAGGAGGAACTAGTCGCAGTGATTGTCCAGCCCTCAACATTCCAGTTACCGCCTTAGTTCCTGGTAAGGAGGCTTTAGGTGATTTTCAAGACTCCATATCTTTTTTAGGTTCAACCATCTCCGAGCATCCAACATTTTGGGTCTATACCCCAAAAGTACCAAACAGCGATCGCTCTGGAGAATTTGTCTTACAAAATGAAGCCGGAGACGATATTTACCGAAAAGTTTTAACGCTACCTCCAACAGCAGCAATTATCGGCATCAGTCTGCCATCAATTCCGAAATATTCTCTAAAAACAGGTAAAAAATATCATTGGTATTTCACAGTCTATTGTGGAAAACCAGAACCGGAAACCGGATATTTTTACGTTGATGCTTGGATAGAAAGAGTTGCGCTGACAAAAGATTTGGATATCCAATTAAAGATGCAGAAATCTCAGGATTACCTAACTTATTTTGAACAGAATCTTTGGTATGATGCACTGACAAAATTGAGCGAACAAATTCGTGGGAATTCACAAAATAACAATCTTAAAACAGATTGGATTAACTTTTTAAAATCTATTGATTTGCAAGATATTGCTCAAGAGCCTGTGACGATATTGCATGAGTTATGA
- a CDS encoding nitrile hydratase subunit alpha: MVAWLNVDKNRLIVADIIIKVWNDLQYKSMFIAEPKRILQEAGVNNIPEIIEIQVLENTSERQYIVFPEEVHTNDYIAVLSRVRYKNPTPNPSPQAMRGL, from the coding sequence ATGGTTGCTTGGCTTAATGTTGATAAAAACCGGCTGATTGTTGCAGATATAATTATCAAGGTTTGGAATGATTTGCAATATAAATCAATGTTCATTGCTGAACCCAAAAGGATTTTGCAAGAAGCTGGTGTAAATAACATTCCTGAAATCATAGAAATTCAGGTACTAGAAAATACCTCTGAACGTCAATACATTGTCTTTCCTGAAGAAGTTCATACTAATGACTATATAGCGGTTCTCAGTCGAGTGAGGTACAAGAACCCCACCCCCAACCCCTCCCCGCAAGCGATGAGGGGACTATGA
- a CDS encoding CHAT domain-containing protein, translating into MLIRKTKLRTLVKILKTTALVFLGIILFINIPVLLSEQAAAKEPATEAAKLAIAGKKLYEAGQFDEAVHIWQEAANAYKLAGNEEGKTQNLINVAEAMQANGLDLKACNQILQAFNIAQPDCRQLIQDNEKDRQQSNWFQALESKPNSLNKANGLRSLGDVLQKLDRPDLSTKVLDLSLQVARQLPSPTTESAVLLSLGNAQRSLGDRIQIQQGRINKQNSSPINCGEQAKVGEETSLYQQAASLYQQAATKSISANTWVQAQLNHLRLLIEMNELAEAMVIIPQIELKVKELPTNQTTIYARINFAESLVCLNQYSAIAHADLKDIAKELVVALEQAKSLGDRRGESYALGYLGWLYEQNQQFLEALTLTQKALFSAQAIQATDMVYQWQWQLGHILKAQGDIKGAIAAYDAAIVSLQSLRLDMTAINSQIQFSFREQVEPVYRQLVESLLQTQVSSNLKSNNLQKARTTIESLQLAELENFLREPCLKSRVEIDQIVDKSDSTAAVVYPIILEKQLAIILKLPRQEELRYYATAISQEQVESTIAKLQQYLPNVSQSSQVKHLSQQVYDWLIRPLEADLKNNIETLIFVLDGSLRNIPMAALYDAQQEKYLVEKYAIALAPGLQLVEPKPLHESSKIKVLAAGVSQKRLVEGREFAALTNVKKELARIQIEIPKSEELLDSKFTKTNLQNKLQSASFSVVHLATHSQFSSNPEKTFILTWDRLLNIEDLIDLLKQKDPTGSNSIELLVLSSCETATGDRQASLGLAGIAVRAGADSTIASLWSIDDLSTSEIMNQLYQELNKGATRAKALQQAQLALLKKEKRPYFWASFILVGNWL; encoded by the coding sequence ATGCTAATTAGAAAAACCAAGCTACGCACTTTAGTTAAGATACTGAAAACAACTGCCCTTGTCTTCTTAGGGATAATTTTATTTATAAACATCCCAGTTCTATTGTCTGAACAAGCAGCAGCAAAAGAACCAGCAACAGAGGCGGCAAAATTAGCAATTGCAGGAAAAAAGCTCTACGAAGCCGGACAGTTTGATGAAGCGGTACATATCTGGCAAGAGGCAGCCAATGCCTACAAACTCGCAGGTAATGAAGAAGGTAAGACTCAAAATTTGATTAACGTCGCTGAAGCCATGCAAGCCAACGGACTGGATCTCAAAGCTTGCAATCAGATACTACAAGCTTTTAACATTGCCCAGCCCGATTGCCGCCAATTAATCCAAGACAATGAAAAAGATCGCCAGCAAAGTAACTGGTTCCAAGCCCTGGAATCGAAACCAAATTCTCTGAATAAAGCCAACGGCTTACGCAGCCTTGGTGATGTCCTCCAAAAACTCGATCGCCCAGATTTGTCAACAAAAGTTTTAGATTTAAGTTTGCAAGTCGCTCGCCAACTACCATCCCCAACTACTGAAAGTGCTGTTCTGTTAAGCCTGGGTAATGCTCAACGATCGCTAGGTGACAGAATACAGATTCAACAAGGCAGAATCAATAAACAAAACTCAAGTCCTATAAATTGTGGGGAGCAAGCCAAAGTTGGGGAAGAAACTTCACTCTATCAGCAAGCTGCCTCACTGTATCAGCAAGCAGCAACTAAATCTATCTCTGCAAATACTTGGGTGCAAGCACAACTCAATCATCTGCGTCTGCTGATTGAGATGAATGAGTTAGCAGAAGCAATGGTTATAATACCTCAAATTGAGTTAAAAGTCAAGGAATTGCCGACAAATCAAACAACAATTTACGCCCGGATTAATTTTGCTGAAAGTCTAGTTTGTCTCAACCAGTATTCGGCGATCGCTCATGCTGACTTGAAAGACATTGCCAAAGAGTTGGTTGTAGCCCTTGAGCAAGCAAAAAGCCTGGGCGATCGGCGTGGCGAATCTTATGCTCTTGGATATCTAGGTTGGCTTTATGAACAAAATCAGCAGTTTTTAGAAGCTCTAACCCTTACCCAAAAAGCACTTTTTTCGGCTCAAGCGATCCAAGCCACTGACATGGTTTATCAGTGGCAATGGCAATTAGGACATATCCTCAAAGCCCAAGGAGATATCAAAGGAGCGATCGCAGCTTATGATGCAGCTATTGTTAGCTTACAATCTCTTCGTCTGGATATGACTGCGATTAATTCTCAGATCCAGTTTTCCTTTCGAGAACAAGTCGAACCTGTCTATCGGCAGCTAGTTGAGTCACTCTTGCAAACTCAGGTAAGTTCTAATTTAAAGAGTAATAATCTGCAAAAAGCTCGGACTACAATTGAATCTTTACAATTAGCAGAACTAGAAAATTTTCTTCGAGAACCCTGCTTAAAATCGAGAGTTGAAATCGATCAAATTGTTGATAAAAGCGATTCAACAGCGGCAGTTGTCTATCCAATTATTCTAGAGAAACAATTAGCAATTATTCTCAAATTGCCTCGACAAGAAGAACTTCGTTATTATGCAACTGCCATATCCCAAGAGCAGGTAGAAAGTACTATTGCTAAGTTACAACAATATCTACCAAATGTTAGCCAGAGTTCCCAAGTTAAACATCTTTCTCAACAGGTATACGATTGGTTAATTCGTCCTTTAGAAGCAGATTTAAAAAATAACATCGAAACTTTAATATTTGTCCTAGATGGTTCCTTACGGAACATTCCTATGGCAGCTTTATACGATGCTCAACAAGAGAAATATTTAGTCGAAAAATATGCGATCGCTCTAGCACCTGGGTTGCAACTTGTCGAGCCAAAACCTCTACACGAAAGTTCAAAAATTAAGGTTTTAGCTGCTGGAGTCAGCCAAAAGCGTCTTGTAGAAGGGCGAGAATTTGCTGCACTGACTAATGTTAAGAAAGAGTTAGCCCGCATCCAGATTGAGATACCTAAGAGTGAAGAACTTCTCGATAGCAAGTTTACCAAAACAAACCTCCAGAATAAACTGCAATCAGCTTCTTTTTCTGTAGTTCATCTGGCTACTCACAGTCAATTTAGTTCTAACCCCGAAAAAACCTTCATTCTCACTTGGGATCGACTGCTCAACATCGAAGATTTAATTGACCTACTAAAGCAAAAAGACCCAACTGGTTCTAATTCTATCGAATTACTAGTCCTTAGTTCGTGTGAAACTGCTACAGGCGATCGCCAAGCATCTTTAGGATTAGCTGGAATTGCTGTTAGGGCGGGAGCAGACAGTACGATAGCTAGTTTATGGTCAATAGACGATCTTTCAACTAGTGAAATCATGAATCAGTTGTATCAAGAATTAAATAAAGGAGCGACTAGAGCCAAAGCACTTCAGCAAGCCCAACTAGCTCTCCTAAAAAAAGAAAAGCGTCCTTATTTTTGGGCAAGTTTCATTTTGGTAGGAAATTGGCTTTAA
- a CDS encoding filamentous hemagglutinin N-terminal domain-containing protein — MKSPSILLGLVNGMLLWCGFANAQVTSDSTLNTTVKSVNNHDFTIINGSAAGSNLFHSFSNFSIPTGGSATFDLVNMPNTSTIFSRVTGGRVSNIDGLIKTINSKNPVSLFLLNPQGIIFGSNAKLNISGSFVGSTASQVKFADGSEFSTTNSTSPLLTISTPIGLQLGANSGELRIQGSGHNITRVGLSLLNRGTYSTGLQVSPGNTLAFVGGKITLDGGLLIADSGQIDLAALSNGEWMMRQGNEFSTINSTPTTEFGDIQLRSAALVDVSGVMAGSVQLRGKNLALRDGSIIVGQNLGEQPSGNIQIIGTKSLVISGTTPAVSSRIATQLLGAGGGGNINISVPRLILADGGTIASQTFGSAESGNVTINVGDFIQMTGTSPIDPSDLSAITTATFNTGGAGTLTVSTGTLTLREGAQITSPTLGLGNAGQVTVNATNLIDIQGNSNPFVSNSAIVSNSFGQGNAGKTIVNTPRLKLRDGGAIISSGYSSGSAGDIIINAKESIEVANSSILNYDPSITIFLSSRISSDIVTPPPFLQAILGLPEIATGNSGSVVITTPKLTVTNGASLSVANTGLGKGDRGNGGDLRITTDSLTLEGGASLSADTVSSEGGNIQLQVRDTLLLRDNSTISTTAGQKGTGGNGGNIDINANFVVAVPEENSDIRANAFEGKGGLIKINTQGIFGIEKRDNLTPLSDITAFSQKNPRLDGEVVINIQNADIRKQLVSLPTNVVDVSKLISQRCSAGRGITNQTESQFIVTGRGGLPPQPGGALRVAAIAVDENAIASEKQNQSPEITPTLEANSWRFDRQGRIVLIASATSEASSFARNLGICHAN; from the coding sequence ATGAAATCACCCTCTATTTTATTGGGTTTGGTCAATGGTATGCTGCTGTGGTGTGGTTTCGCCAACGCTCAGGTAACATCCGATAGTACGCTCAATACAACTGTTAAATCTGTCAATAATCACGATTTTACTATTATCAATGGCAGTGCAGCAGGTAGCAATCTGTTCCATAGTTTTAGTAATTTTTCCATTCCTACGGGCGGTTCTGCAACCTTTGATTTAGTCAATATGCCCAATACCTCAACTATTTTCAGTCGCGTGACGGGTGGGAGAGTTTCTAATATTGATGGCTTGATTAAAACTATCAATAGCAAAAATCCTGTTAGCTTATTCTTACTGAATCCCCAAGGGATTATTTTTGGTTCCAATGCAAAACTAAATATTAGTGGTTCGTTTGTTGGTTCTACAGCATCTCAGGTAAAATTTGCAGACGGTTCGGAATTTAGCACAACCAACTCTACTTCGCCTCTTCTGACAATTAGTACCCCCATTGGCTTGCAACTCGGAGCTAATTCGGGAGAGCTTCGTATCCAAGGCTCAGGACATAATATCACAAGAGTTGGACTTTCCCTGCTCAATCGAGGCACTTATAGTACAGGGTTACAGGTTTCTCCTGGCAATACCTTGGCTTTCGTAGGAGGAAAGATTACCCTTGATGGCGGTTTGTTAATTGCTGATTCTGGCCAAATTGATTTGGCAGCTTTGAGCAATGGGGAATGGATGATGAGACAAGGTAATGAATTTTCAACCATCAATTCAACACCTACTACTGAATTTGGGGATATTCAACTTCGCTCTGCGGCCTTAGTAGATGTTAGTGGTGTCATGGCAGGTTCGGTTCAGTTAAGGGGTAAGAATCTTGCATTGCGAGACGGCTCGATTATTGTTGGGCAAAATTTGGGCGAACAACCCAGTGGTAATATCCAAATCATTGGCACTAAATCCTTGGTAATTAGTGGCACAACTCCAGCCGTCTCTAGTCGGATTGCGACTCAATTATTGGGTGCTGGAGGAGGAGGAAATATCAACATTTCTGTGCCTCGCCTGATCCTTGCCGATGGAGGCACTATTGCTTCCCAAACCTTTGGTTCTGCTGAAAGTGGAAATGTAACCATCAATGTTGGAGATTTCATCCAAATGACTGGAACTTCACCTATCGATCCGTCCGATCTCAGCGCCATTACCACTGCAACCTTTAACACTGGGGGAGCGGGGACTCTGACGGTATCGACTGGCACTTTAACGCTGCGCGAGGGGGCACAGATTACATCGCCGACATTGGGGCTAGGAAATGCAGGACAGGTGACAGTGAATGCCACAAATTTGATTGATATTCAGGGGAATTCAAATCCGTTCGTATCAAATAGTGCGATCGTCTCTAACTCTTTTGGACAGGGGAATGCAGGAAAAACGATTGTTAATACCCCTAGACTGAAGCTCAGAGACGGAGGGGCAATTATTTCTAGTGGATACTCTAGTGGTAGCGCAGGTGATATCATCATCAACGCCAAAGAATCTATTGAAGTTGCTAATTCTAGTATTTTAAATTATGACCCTTCAATAACAATATTTCTTAGTAGTCGAATTAGCTCTGATATTGTGACTCCACCTCCTTTCTTACAAGCTATTTTAGGACTTCCAGAAATTGCAACGGGCAATTCTGGCTCAGTGGTGATTACTACACCTAAGTTAACTGTTACCAATGGTGCTAGTCTATCTGTCGCAAACACTGGACTCGGAAAAGGAGATCGAGGTAATGGAGGCGATTTGAGAATTACAACTGATTCCCTAACTCTCGAAGGAGGAGCTAGTCTATCGGCAGATACAGTTAGTAGTGAAGGTGGTAATATTCAATTGCAAGTACGAGATACACTACTGCTACGCGACAATAGTACTATCTCTACCACAGCAGGACAGAAAGGGACTGGAGGTAATGGTGGCAATATTGATATCAATGCAAATTTTGTAGTCGCTGTTCCTGAAGAAAATAGTGATATTAGGGCCAATGCTTTTGAAGGCAAAGGTGGTTTGATTAAAATTAATACTCAGGGAATTTTTGGCATAGAAAAGCGTGATAACCTGACTCCACTTAGCGATATCACTGCCTTTTCCCAAAAAAATCCCCGACTCGATGGCGAGGTAGTAATCAATATTCAAAATGCAGATATCAGAAAACAGTTAGTCTCTTTGCCCACAAATGTAGTCGATGTCAGCAAGTTAATTAGTCAAAGGTGTTCGGCGGGGAGAGGTATCACAAATCAAACAGAAAGTCAATTTATTGTTACCGGACGAGGTGGATTACCCCCACAGCCGGGAGGAGCGTTACGGGTTGCAGCGATCGCAGTTGATGAAAATGCGATCGCATCTGAAAAACAAAACCAATCTCCCGAAATAACTCCCACCTTAGAGGCAAATAGCTGGAGGTTTGATCGGCAAGGACGAATTGTTTTAATTGCCTCTGCAACCTCTGAAGCTTCTAGTTTTGCGAGAAACCTCGGTATCTGTCATGCTAATTAG